The Muricauda sp. SCSIO 65647 genome includes a region encoding these proteins:
- a CDS encoding NifU family protein — protein sequence MKEYHITVVATNNPAILKFEANDFLVKGSYEFKNIDEAKDSPLAQQLFYLPFIKTIYISGNFIALERFDIVDWKDVKDEVAQQLVEYLNAGEPVVNEPEFSKKQAITVYGEVTPNPAVMKFVANKRIVPATFEFKNIDEAKDSELAKELFHFPFVKEVFIDENYVSVTKYDVGDWDEAAPQLREFIRGFLSDGKEVVSSSAISKESEARSQSAEKITLDDTSRQIVDILEEYVKPAVASDGGNIVFQSYEENSGTVNVILQGACSGCPSSTFTLKNGIENMLKNMLGDKVKEVVALNG from the coding sequence ATGAAAGAATATCATATAACCGTTGTTGCCACCAACAATCCCGCTATATTGAAATTCGAGGCCAATGATTTTCTGGTCAAGGGCAGCTACGAGTTCAAGAACATTGACGAGGCCAAAGATTCACCACTGGCGCAGCAGCTATTTTATCTTCCTTTTATAAAGACCATTTATATTTCTGGAAATTTCATTGCCCTTGAGCGTTTTGACATTGTTGATTGGAAAGATGTCAAAGACGAGGTTGCACAACAATTGGTCGAATATCTGAATGCCGGAGAACCCGTTGTCAACGAGCCTGAATTTTCAAAAAAACAGGCGATTACAGTCTATGGTGAGGTGACCCCAAACCCAGCGGTCATGAAATTTGTGGCCAACAAAAGAATTGTGCCCGCCACTTTTGAATTCAAGAATATCGATGAGGCCAAAGATTCTGAATTGGCGAAAGAACTCTTTCACTTTCCATTTGTCAAAGAGGTCTTCATCGATGAAAACTATGTTTCGGTCACCAAATATGATGTAGGCGATTGGGATGAGGCTGCACCACAGTTGCGAGAGTTTATCAGGGGTTTTCTGTCAGATGGTAAAGAAGTGGTATCATCAAGTGCCATCAGCAAAGAATCAGAAGCACGTTCGCAATCTGCAGAAAAAATTACGCTCGATGACACTTCAAGGCAGATAGTCGACATTCTTGAAGAATATGTCAAGCCCGCCGTGGCCAGTGATGGGGGCAATATTGTTTTTCAATCGTACGAAGAAAACAGCGGTACGGTCAACGTCATTTTGCAAGGGGCCTGTAGCGGTTGCCCATCATCGACCTTTACCCTTAAAAATGGCATTGAGAACATGCTCAAGAACATGCTCGGCGATAAGGTGAAAGAAGTGGTCGCCCTTAATGGCTGA
- a CDS encoding dodecin family protein: protein MAVLKVIEVLANSDESWEDATQKAVTQAAKSVKNIRSVYVNEQSATVKDGKIDDYRVNVKITFEVK from the coding sequence ATGGCAGTTTTAAAAGTAATAGAAGTTTTGGCAAATTCTGATGAAAGTTGGGAAGATGCCACTCAAAAAGCAGTAACGCAAGCCGCTAAATCGGTCAAAAACATACGTTCGGTATATGTCAACGAGCAAAGTGCCACCGTCAAAGATGGCAAAATCGATGATTACCGTGTAAACGTAAAAATTACATTTGAGGTCAAATAA
- a CDS encoding thioredoxin domain-containing protein — protein sequence MRHKYTNALIDETSPYLLQHAHNPVNWHPWKPEVLERAQKENKPLLISIGYAACHWCHVMERECFEDEEVAKLMNESFINIKIDREERPDVDQIYMDAIQMMSGNGGWPLNIVALPDGRPFWGATYVPKKNWLKSLAQLVDLYNNQPEKIQGYADDLARGIKAINLIENKEEGDSFTTERLNDAIGNWSKYFDTYLGGYKRAPKFMMPNNLDFLLHYATANEDDSVMEYVNTTLTRMAYGGIFDHVGGGFSRYSVDMKWHVPHFEKMLYDNGQLISLYAKAYAVTKNELYKNVVEETFIFIKEELTDANGGFYSSLDADSLDENGELEEGAYYVWTETELQQLLQDDFEIFKDYFNINSYGLWENGNHVLIRDKSSEEIAEKHGISGDELINRIDNDLATLKEARQKREKPRLDDKILTSWNGLMLQGLIDAYRYLGDEAYLNTALTNAEFIKENMLKSDGGLHRNHKEGKSTINGFLDDYATVIEAYISLYEVTFNETWLKEAKNLTDYTIEHFQDKDNKLFYYTSDEDASLIRRSVETYDNVISSSNSIMAKNLLKLHKLYHEEPYGDIVRQMVNNVQDNFAENAQSFANWLHLVMYGNNNFYEIAIIGDDHQRLGTEIAKSYIPNSILVGAEREGNIELLKDRYSEGETLVYVCIEGTCKLPVTTAPDALRQIQSFR from the coding sequence ATGAGACACAAGTACACCAACGCATTGATTGATGAAACGAGTCCATATTTGCTACAGCATGCGCACAATCCCGTGAATTGGCACCCCTGGAAGCCCGAAGTGCTTGAACGTGCCCAGAAAGAGAACAAGCCTTTGCTCATAAGCATTGGCTATGCGGCCTGTCATTGGTGCCATGTTATGGAAAGGGAGTGTTTCGAAGATGAAGAGGTCGCCAAATTAATGAATGAAAGCTTTATCAATATCAAAATCGACCGTGAAGAGCGCCCCGATGTCGACCAAATCTATATGGACGCCATTCAAATGATGTCGGGTAATGGCGGTTGGCCACTGAACATTGTGGCATTACCTGATGGACGGCCATTTTGGGGAGCAACTTACGTGCCCAAAAAAAATTGGTTGAAATCGTTGGCCCAACTCGTTGACCTCTACAATAACCAACCTGAAAAGATACAGGGTTATGCCGATGATTTGGCAAGAGGCATCAAGGCCATCAATTTAATCGAAAACAAAGAAGAGGGTGATTCATTTACCACTGAACGGCTCAACGATGCCATTGGTAATTGGTCAAAATACTTCGATACGTATTTGGGCGGCTATAAAAGGGCTCCCAAGTTCATGATGCCCAATAATCTGGATTTTTTACTGCATTATGCCACGGCCAATGAAGATGATTCAGTAATGGAATATGTCAATACCACACTTACACGTATGGCTTATGGCGGCATCTTTGACCATGTGGGGGGCGGATTCTCACGTTATTCGGTTGATATGAAATGGCATGTGCCCCATTTCGAAAAAATGCTGTACGACAATGGCCAATTGATCAGTTTGTATGCCAAGGCCTATGCTGTCACCAAAAATGAGCTATACAAAAATGTGGTTGAAGAGACCTTCATTTTTATAAAGGAGGAATTGACCGATGCGAATGGCGGATTCTATTCCTCATTAGATGCCGACAGCCTTGATGAAAACGGTGAGTTGGAAGAAGGGGCTTATTATGTTTGGACGGAAACGGAACTACAACAATTGCTCCAAGATGATTTTGAGATCTTCAAAGATTATTTCAATATCAACTCTTATGGCCTTTGGGAGAATGGAAACCACGTGCTGATACGCGACAAATCCTCTGAAGAAATTGCCGAAAAGCACGGGATTTCTGGCGATGAACTCATAAATCGCATCGATAACGATCTGGCAACATTGAAGGAAGCACGTCAGAAAAGGGAAAAACCCCGTCTCGATGACAAAATACTGACCTCTTGGAATGGTTTGATGCTTCAAGGCTTGATCGATGCCTATCGCTATCTGGGCGATGAAGCCTATCTCAATACGGCCTTAACGAATGCCGAGTTCATAAAAGAAAATATGCTTAAAAGTGATGGCGGACTTCATCGTAACCATAAAGAAGGCAAAAGTACCATCAATGGTTTTTTAGATGATTACGCCACAGTAATAGAGGCCTATATTTCTTTATATGAAGTCACTTTTAACGAAACTTGGTTGAAAGAGGCCAAAAACTTGACTGATTATACCATTGAACATTTTCAAGACAAAGACAACAAACTTTTCTATTACACCTCAGACGAAGATGCCTCGCTCATTAGACGCTCGGTCGAAACCTATGACAATGTAATTTCTTCATCGAACTCGATAATGGCAAAAAATCTATTGAAATTGCATAAGCTTTACCATGAAGAGCCCTATGGTGATATTGTTCGTCAAATGGTCAATAATGTTCAGGATAATTTTGCGGAAAACGCCCAGAGTTTTGCCAATTGGCTGCATTTGGTGATGTATGGCAACAATAACTTTTATGAGATTGCCATTATCGGTGATGACCATCAACGTTTGGGTACTGAAATTGCAAAAAGCTATATTCCCAATAGTATACTGGTCGGGGCTGAAAGAGAAGGTAATATCGAGCTATTGAAAGATAGGTACAGTGAAGGGGAAACATTGGTATACGTATGTATAGAGGGCACTTGTAAGCTACCCGTCACCACTGCCCCTGACGCACTGCGGCAAATTCAGTCCTTTCGATAA
- a CDS encoding mechanosensitive ion channel family protein, with protein sequence MEQLKDYEQHIERALDWFWNLLPNLLLAAIILIVGLWVIKFINRLVRKFFEKKDYDPALESFLQSFIRITLKVLLLVLVVTQLGVKTSSLVAMIGAAGLAIGLALQGSLANFAGGVLILLFKPFRIGDWISAQGVDGAVKEISIFNTKLNTFGNQIAIIPNGQLANGNIINYNAEPMRRENYVVGIGYGSNIKTAKDILLDICANDGRILKEPAPEVYVDSLGDSSVNLTLRFWAPNEVFWPARFNLIEQSKLRFDEAGIEIPFPQRVVHQIDD encoded by the coding sequence ATGGAACAACTAAAAGACTACGAACAGCATATTGAAAGAGCCTTGGATTGGTTCTGGAACCTACTACCCAATCTTTTATTGGCGGCAATAATTCTCATTGTCGGGCTTTGGGTCATTAAATTCATAAACAGGTTGGTTCGAAAATTCTTTGAAAAGAAAGACTACGACCCCGCCCTTGAATCTTTTCTGCAAAGTTTCATAAGAATCACATTAAAAGTTCTGTTATTAGTCTTGGTGGTCACCCAATTGGGGGTCAAAACCTCGTCTTTGGTCGCCATGATCGGTGCTGCTGGTCTTGCCATAGGCCTCGCTCTACAAGGGTCTTTGGCCAATTTCGCGGGTGGCGTACTTATTTTATTGTTCAAGCCTTTCAGAATCGGGGATTGGATATCGGCCCAGGGTGTGGATGGCGCCGTAAAGGAAATTTCCATTTTCAATACCAAATTGAACACCTTTGGCAACCAAATCGCCATTATTCCCAACGGGCAATTGGCAAACGGGAATATCATCAACTACAATGCCGAACCCATGCGAAGGGAAAACTATGTAGTGGGAATTGGGTATGGATCCAACATAAAAACCGCGAAAGACATCTTATTGGACATTTGCGCCAACGACGGGCGTATTCTAAAAGAACCTGCCCCAGAGGTCTATGTAGACAGTTTGGGCGATAGTTCGGTAAACCTCACCCTCAGGTTTTGGGCACCCAATGAAGTCTTTTGGCCGGCACGGTTCAACCTTATTGAGCAGTCTAAACTTCGTTTTGACGAAGCAGGTATCGAAATTCCTTTCCCACAACGGGTGGTACACCAAATCGATGACTAA